In one Oryza glaberrima chromosome 2, OglaRS2, whole genome shotgun sequence genomic region, the following are encoded:
- the LOC127763772 gene encoding glycine-rich cell wall structural protein 1-like, with the protein MATSTPCRLAISVILLCCFSLLPLAHARLLLSDKNTLNDSKAFSIKGGDGAGGGRGFGVSISHGGHDTSIGIGGGFGGGAGTTRGGGASVGGGAGGGVGIDVGHGGVDVGIGGGGGATVNGGGVHAGGGGGGGVGVHIGRGGVSISTGGGGGAGGGESAGSSGGGFGGGNGVGRAGNAVGGGGGSGSVIGSSGSGGGSGVGSTSSAIGGGSGSGGGQG; encoded by the coding sequence ATGGCTACTTCCACACCCTGCAGACTGGCCATCTCAGTTATACTATTATGCTGCTTCTCACTTCTCCCTCTTGCGCACGCGCGGCTCCTCCTTTCCGACAAAAACACCCTCAATGATAGCAAGGCCTTCTCCATCAAAGGTGGCGATGGCGCAGGAGGTGGGCGGGGTTTTGGTGTGAGTATTAGCCATGGAGGACACGACACATCAATTGGTATAGGCGGTGGCTTTGGAGGTGGAGCCGGCACTACACGTGGTGGTGGCGCAAGTGTGGGTGGTGGGGCAGGTGGAGGTGTTGGCATAGATGTGGGTCATGGTGGGGTGGATGTAGGGATTGGTGGGGGAGGAGGTGCCACGGTTAACGGTGGTGGTGTTcacgcaggaggaggaggaggtggcggtgttGGTGTCCACATAGGTCGTGGTGGAGTGAGTATAAGCAcagggggtggtggtggtgctggtggaGGTGAAAGTGCGGGAAGTAGTGGAggcggatttggtggaggaaatGGAGTTGGACGTGCTGGGAATGCAGTTGGAGGCGGCGGGGGTTCTGGTAGTGTAATTGGCAGTAGTGGAAGCGGAGGAGGTAGCGGGGTTGGATCAACAAGTTCTGCAATAGGAGGTGGCTCTGGAAGTGGTGGTGGGCAGGGTTAA